Proteins encoded in a region of the Zea mays cultivar B73 chromosome 4, Zm-B73-REFERENCE-NAM-5.0, whole genome shotgun sequence genome:
- the LOC542766 gene encoding 4alpha-methylsterol monooxygenase isoform X1: MAAPMSAIDSAWQKKSNTSAYQNRCVLRLILYHVCVNLPVMIFSYPAFKFMGLRSSLPLPHWSVVVSQVLFYFVLEDFIFYWGHRALHTKWLYKHVHSVHHEYATPFGLTSEYAHPAEILFLGFATVVGPALTGPHLFTLWLWMVLRVLETVEAHSGYHFPWSPSNFLPLYGGSDFHDYHHRVLYTKSGNYASTFVYMDWLFGTDKDYRKAKTIEEKEGKNL, from the exons ATGGCGGCGCCCATGTCAGCCATCGACTCAGCGTGGCAG AAGAAGAGCAACACCTCTGCTTACCAAAACAGATGTGTCTTGCGCCTCATTCTCTACCATGTATGTGTGAACCTGCCTGTCATGATTTTCTCGTATCCTGCCTTCAAATTCATGGGTCTCAGGAGCTCTCTTCCTTTGCCACATTG GTCGGTTGTTGTATCTCAAGTTCTTTTCTACTTTGTCCTTGAGGATTTTATATTCTATTGGGGGCACAGGGCATTGCATACGAAATGGCTATACAAACACGTTCACAGCGTCCACCATGA GTACGCCACACCCTTTGGTTTAACATCGGAATATGCCCACCCAGCTGAAATTTTGTTCCTGGGATTCGCCACAGTTGTTGGTCCTGCTCTTACTGGCCCTCATCTCTTCACCCTGTGGCTGTGGATGGTGTTGAGGGTTTTGGAGACAGTTGAAGCTCACAGCGGCTATCACTTCCCATGGAGCCCATCAAATTTCCTGCCGCTGTATGGCGG CTCGGACTTCCATGACTACCATCACCGTGTGCTGTACACAAAGTCAGGGAACTATGCCTCAACATTTGTTTACATGGACTG GTTGTTCGGCACGGACAAGGATTATCGCAAGGCAAAGACCATTGAGGAGAAAGAAGGGAAAAATCTGTAG
- the LOC542766 gene encoding 4alpha-methylsterol monooxygenase yields the protein MAAPMSAIDSAWQLLIANFTEFQLATVVTFLLHETVFFLSGLPSLLFERFGLFAKYKIQKKSNTSAYQNRCVLRLILYHVCVNLPVMIFSYPAFKFMGLRSSLPLPHWSVVVSQVLFYFVLEDFIFYWGHRALHTKWLYKHVHSVHHEYATPFGLTSEYAHPAEILFLGFATVVGPALTGPHLFTLWLWMVLRVLETVEAHSGYHFPWSPSNFLPLYGGSDFHDYHHRVLYTKSGNYASTFVYMDWLFGTDKDYRKAKTIEEKEGKNL from the exons ATGGCGGCGCCCATGTCAGCCATCGACTCAGCGTGGCAG CTCCTGATCGCCAACTTCACCGAGTTCCAGCTCGCCACCGTCGTCACCTTCCTGCTCCACGAGACCGTCTTCTTCCTCTCcggcctcccctccctcctcttcGAGCGCTTCGGACTCTTCGCCAAGTACAAGATCCAG AAGAAGAGCAACACCTCTGCTTACCAAAACAGATGTGTCTTGCGCCTCATTCTCTACCATGTATGTGTGAACCTGCCTGTCATGATTTTCTCGTATCCTGCCTTCAAATTCATGGGTCTCAGGAGCTCTCTTCCTTTGCCACATTG GTCGGTTGTTGTATCTCAAGTTCTTTTCTACTTTGTCCTTGAGGATTTTATATTCTATTGGGGGCACAGGGCATTGCATACGAAATGGCTATACAAACACGTTCACAGCGTCCACCATGA GTACGCCACACCCTTTGGTTTAACATCGGAATATGCCCACCCAGCTGAAATTTTGTTCCTGGGATTCGCCACAGTTGTTGGTCCTGCTCTTACTGGCCCTCATCTCTTCACCCTGTGGCTGTGGATGGTGTTGAGGGTTTTGGAGACAGTTGAAGCTCACAGCGGCTATCACTTCCCATGGAGCCCATCAAATTTCCTGCCGCTGTATGGCGG CTCGGACTTCCATGACTACCATCACCGTGTGCTGTACACAAAGTCAGGGAACTATGCCTCAACATTTGTTTACATGGACTG GTTGTTCGGCACGGACAAGGATTATCGCAAGGCAAAGACCATTGAGGAGAAAGAAGGGAAAAATCTGTAG
- the LOC103655008 gene encoding tropinone reductase homolog At5g06060, whose amino-acid sequence MAATGSGSGGGRQNEEARQRWSLAGKTALVTGGTKGIGLAIVEELASLGARVHTCSRTAGDLDACRRRWADKGLVQAGDVITTSVCDVSSERDRESLVATVRDIFHGSLHILVNNAGGSLYRPAAATTPDDYAHLMATNLDSCFHLSRLAHPLLRRAGGAVVVHMSSVAAFVAYPALSAYSVSKGALQPLTRSLAAEWAPHGVRVNCVAPGVIDSTGISGTTLGDASRARRLAEMEMSRVPMRRFGTPQEVAALVAFLCMPAASYITGQVICIDGGRTVAAKL is encoded by the exons ATGGCGGCGACTGGAtcaggcagcggcggcggcagacaGAATGAGGAGGCGAGGCAGCGGTGGAGCCTGGCAGGAAAGACGGCACTAGTCACCGGAGGAACCAAAGGGATcgg GCTTGCgatcgtggaggagctggcgagCCTTGGCGCCAGGGTGCACACCTGCTCCCGCACTGCCGGAGACCTGGACGCATGCCGGCGCCGCTGGGCCGACAAGGGCCTAGTCCAAGCCGGCGACGTGATCACCACCTCCGTCTGTGATGTGTCCTCGGAGCGCGACAGGGAGAGCCTGGTGGCCACCGTGCGCGACATCTTCCACGGCAGCCTCCACATCCTCGTCAACAACGCCGGCGGGTCCCTGTACAGGCCGGCGGCGGCCACCACGCCCGACGACTACGCCCACCTCATGGCCACCAACCTGGACTCGTGCTTCCACCTCAGCCGCCTCGCCCACCCGCTCCTCCGGCGGGCGGGCGGCGCCGTGGTGGTGCACATGTCCTCCGTGGCGGCCTTCGTCGCGTACCCGGCGCTGTCCGCCTACTCGGTCAGCAAGGGCGCTCTGCAGCCGCTCACCAGGAGCCTCGCTGCCGAGTGGGCGCCGCACGGCGTCCGCGTCAACTGCGTCGCGCCAGGGGTCATCGACAGTACAGGCATCTCTGGCACGACGCTGGGCGACGCCAGCAGGGCACGGAGGCTGGCGGAGATGGAGATGTCGCGGGTGCCCATGCGCCGCTTTGGCACGCCACAGGAGGTGgccgcgctcgtcgccttcctctgcATGCCCGCCGCCTCCTACATTACTGGCCAGGTCATCTGCATCGATGGCGGACGAACCGTTGCCGCCAAACTGTGA